Genomic segment of Salvia splendens isolate huo1 chromosome 12, SspV2, whole genome shotgun sequence:
AATCCGCTAACAAACATCGTCGCCACTTGGAGTTTAAGGTGGGTGACTTGGTCCTATTGAAGCTCCAACCATATAGGCAGCACTCGGTGGCTCGTCCACGGTCGGCCAAGCTAGCTCGTCGCTACTATGGCCCGTTTGAGGTATTAGAGCGTATTGGACCAGTTGCATATCGATTGCGCTTGCCGGAAGGGAGTAGGATCCACAACGTATTTCATGTGAGCCTCCTTCGCGCGTTTGTGGCAGGCAACGACTCGGGAATGGGCATGGACCTGCCGTCTGAATTCTTTGGAGATCGGCCGGTTGTCTATCCGGTCCGGGTGTTGGACAGACGCATGTTATGGCACGATGATCGACCCTTGGAGCATGTGTTGGTTCGTTGGTCCGATGGAACTGAGTCGCCGACGTGGGAACCGCTGGAACTAGTGCAGCGCAAGTTTCCAAATgtgctccttgaggacaaggaggttgctatggaggggggagttgatacgattccCAGGCAACCACCGCATCAACACAACGCCGAGCTGCGCGACGCCGAGCTGCACGATGCCGAGCTGCGCGACGCCGAAGAGCACAATGCCGAGCTGCATGGCGACGCCGAAAATCTGCATGGCGACGTCGAGAGATCGGAGGGAAGATCAGCGAGAGGCGAGAACGACATGCAGACGTCGGTCGCGACAACAAGGGGAAGAAGAGTTCGGCGCGCGCCTCTCCGATTCGGCGATTACGTCGCGAAGTAGAATTAGGattctctttttccttttagattttatttccttttatgtctttcttatttttggtaacttAGTTATTTTAATGAGTCGAGCATATCtataagctccgtttcgggttttctttgttggttctttcccgagatgcaTTAGGTTTAgaagtcgaaccaaccctagggtccttagtctataaatagggctttGTTTATCAAGTTACGGATGAATGAGAATTACAATATTTGCCCACAAAATACGTGAGTTTATCTAAACCTAGTtcgccgctgcccgacggagaatcctccgcgcacagccgctgCTAGAAGACGCCGCCGATCCTGTGTAGGACGCCGGAGTTATCGTTGGATCGCCGCGCAACCCCGCCGCCGATCACGTTGAGGTAATAAGGCCTTAACATGTTGCCATTGTTACTACACGCCGTTCTTCCTTGAAAAAGGTACGCTTTCACCATCATCGCCTATCGGTTTGAGAGAGTCCATAACATTCAGCCAAATAATCCACAGCTTCTGAATTGTTAATGCATACTTTCCACAAGGATGCATGCCACTTCACCTTTTGAGACAGTACTTAAACCCTCACAATCATCTATCAATCCAGCAGTTTCTACATCACAAGGGGACCGGAAGCACGGATCCAATCCTTTCAAGTTGAGTCAGAGCCAAAATCTCAACACCCCATCCAGAATACCAATCCCACATGGTAGTGCAACAAAAGCCATCTTGTCTAAGTTCACAGCTCTAACTAGACCATGCTTCCTTGTGGAAAGAACCTGTAGGTGTTTCAGTCCTTAAACCGATCCAAGAGCGATTTCCACAGTAAACACGAACTCGACCTGCACGTTAGATAAGTTTCCGACTGAGGCAGGTAGGGGTGAGCATCGGTAGCAGTCCATCATCCACCTTCCTTGCCTATCTCATATCCACCAACTGGCTTTCCTGCTTCAAGATCACCTTTAATCACAGCATCCATTGGCAATCAACAGGCAAGCTGTGCAAGCCAGAACAAGCAACCTAACCATCATATGCAAAGCCGATAAAGTTAACTGAAATGACCTCATAAAATGTGGTTGCTCAGACCCAAACTTGCTAAACCTAGGTAGTAAGTACACTACTCCTCTGCCAAGCCTTCCCATAGAAACTCTTAATTTCTAACTTCACTCCAAATTTCAGCGTttgattcaaatttcaaaatcgTAACTAATTCTCTAAAACAGAAGCAATAGAAATAGCCATCAATCATATGAAATTGAAACAAGCGAAATAGGCAAGCAATACAGACAACACTGCGTGAATTTATTCGTAACGGAAAATGACCTAAGGCAAAGTGACATCGGAAGAGATGAATTGAACCTCTGCAGGCTGGTTCTCTCCTCAAAATCAGAGTAAATATTCGTAGTTGATTGTGTTTGAGCTTTCTTATCAATTTCAGTGATCTTCCGGAAAAGGAGGGAATTTCAGAAAAGGACCTCGCCAGCGGAGTATTCATTCACGTAGAGAAATGAGACATAGATTTTGGGCCATTATGCTATTTGTAAATAGTATAGGGatataattgtaattatattGGTTATGTTTTTTTAGCTAAGAGTTTAAATATCAGCATTTCCTTCCCTTCTGCTGCGTCGGAACCAAGCCGTAAATCATGGGTAATAACATTGTTTTTCTTTCACTTTGAGTACATCCAATCGTTACAATTCGTCGCTGATTGATTTCGCGAGAAAATGCTCTCCTTTCGCAGGTATCTCACGGGATTCCATGCACAAGAGGCGTGCAACTGGAGGGAAGAAGAAGGCGTGGAGGAAGAAGCGAAAGTAATGTTCTCTCCTTTCTCCTTAATTCAGttctctacctttttcctttcggcAATTTATATgttattgaatttaattagtgTTTTCCGAATTGATTAATTGAGTTATTCGCTTGCATAGATCGATTATTTGGGGTTgcagtattaattttataaaatttgtgcATTGGTGTTCACTGTTGCGGATATCCAagcattttgaaaaaatataatcaATCCATTATCTCCAGATACTGTTGGTGTGCAGCGTCTTGTACAATTATAATTACTAAATATATCATGTGTTAGTACTCTTAAATTCTGATTAATTTGAACCATATCTAGATCTATGGAGCTATGTCAATGGTAATGTTGTTTCAGTAGTTATAATCATTGTGTGCCACTAGGTATGAGCTCGGAAGGCAACCGGCCAACACAAAGTTGTCGAGCAACAAGACTGTGCGAAGAGTGAGAGTTCGAGGAGGCAATGTGAAGTGGCGTGCCTTGAGGTTGGATACAGGAAACTATTCTTGGGGTAGTGAAGCTGTAACCAGAAAGACCCGTATTCTGGATGTCGTTTACAATGCATCAAACAATGAACTGGTCAGAACACAGACTTTGGTCAAGGGAGCCATTGTTCAAGTTGATGCTGCACCATTCAAGCAGTGGTATCTACAGCACTACGGAGTTGAAATCGGCCGCAAGAAGAAGACTGCTTCCAAGAAGGAAGGAGAGGTATATCTTTGCTACATGCGCAATATATTGCTTTACCTGACCTGCCTTTCGGAAATTATAATTAGCAGTATTAATCCTTTTGCCCTTTCCCGGTTTAGGAAACCACTGAGGCTGTTGCTACTGAAGAGGTAAAGAAGAGCAACCATGTTCAGAGAAAACTAGAGAAACGTCAGCAGGACCGAAAGATTGACGTGCATATTGAAGAACAATTTGGTGGTGGTCGTCTGTTGGCAGCAATTGCCTCTCGCCCTGGCCAGTGTGGCCGATGCGATGGGTATGTGTTTTACACCTAAAGCTGTTTACTAAACTTTACGAGTTTGATTACAACCTGCATTAAGGCAATAAGATTGTTCATTGTGCGGATGATGGGTATGCTGTGTTAGGTTTCATTAGCATTGTTTGTAGTTTGTGATTTTAAATGGCAATCTTGCGGGGAGTTCTTTTTGTTACTCCACTTTTATGCTTCTTGGTCATTGTtttcaaatttgattttaaatgtcttttttttttctttctttctggATATAGGTATATTTTGGAGGGCAAAGAATTGGAGTTCTACATGAAGAAACTTcagaagaagaaaggaaagggTGCAAGCAGTTAAATTATCATTTCTTCATGTGCAAGGGAGAGCCGACTAATTGCTTTGAACATGACAATACCGTTGCTTTTTTTGATATGATCATGTTTTTTAGTTATCGATATTTTGTTATTCCTCTTTGTTGCGATTAACTAACTTATCAAGATCCTTTTTTGGTAAGAGTAATTACGAAAGTTTAATCCCTTATTTTATTGTCAAAAATCTCTTTATCTTCTTGTACTGTATTTTTTTAGCAATTCTTTTTCGAAGCTGTATATTTTGTGTGCGCGCTTTCCATCAATATTCATACTTTTCTTTGATTAAAGTCgaaaagaaacaaacaaaatgacaaatttgattaaaatctttaaaaagGTCAATTGCCCAGCCATTGTATGGCTAATGGCTTACCATTAAACTAAGTTCCATTCTTAGTTTTAAATATatgtattttatgattttgttgGCTGCTTTTGTACCGCCACTTCCATTAGTGCTATATATAACTCTTGCATCAATATTGTTGGAAGCGTTTTAAAAACACGATTTCAGTAGATTTGAACCTTcaaatctaattttttatttaacgGGAATACTTTTTTTGTCGCATGAtttgccttcttcttcttcttattattATAACTTGAGTAAAATAAGTCAAACTTCCTTCTTTGTAATAGTAGTTAATATGCCTGcagatttttattattattattattattattattattattattattattattattattattattatacagTTTCTTGTAGAATAATGAATTTCATAATCTAAATAAATTTGAACAATCTATTATGAAAGGCTTCTGTATCAATCCGACAATATTACGTTTGCTTATCGATTATTAATATAAGAGGTCTTGGCTCATTATGTATTGCTtcatatattataatatcataTGTATTTTTCACAATCATATAGTACCTTCTTATGTTGAAAATTGATAATTGATTTGCTAGAAGTGTTACTACCGACTTATTATTATTGCAAATAAATCATGTCACAGGAGTACCTATGTTGATAATATCGTATCGAGAAGGCCAAAAATAGTTATTATACTATATAAACTAACTAGTTGGAGtgatttatagaataaaaaaagtttGGACTATTTAATTCTTAGAAAATATATTAATCAATTAAAATCAGTaggaaatttaaattaattcatgAATAATCGGTATCTTGAGaagtactagtaattaataaaaaagtCATGTTTGTAATATCAATACTACTATATTACTCCTAGTATTTTatattactaataaataaatatattcatttatttaaataaattcagCTCAGCCCAAGAAAAGAGCCCACTAACAAGTTATAAAGTGCAGGATACGAATATTAGGTTAGACGAAGAAGAAGACGGTTGCTGCTCTGCATATTACTCCACGTCGGAACCCTAATCCGGCCGAGCTGTCAGTCAATCATGGGTAATAACATTGTTTTTCTTTCACTTTGAGTACATCCAATCGTTACAATTCGTCGCTGATTGATTTCGCTAGAAAATGCTATCCTTTCGCAGGTATCTCACGGGATTCGATGCACAAGAGGCGTGCAACTGGAGGAAAGAAGAAGGCGTGGAGGAAGAAGCGAAAGTAATGTTTGATTcagtttttttattgaattttatcAATGTTTTCTGAATTGCTTACTCGCTGCAAGTTTGCATAGATCGATTAGTTAGGGCTGCATAATTATTTGATGCAAGTCTATTGATCGGAAATAATACTGgcattttgaaaaaaaacagTTGATTATGCTATAACTTGTgttctattttaattatatttgtatatagtgCTTATTAGGTATCTGctctaaaattttgaatattttaaaaattagtctatatatgaagcataTGCACAGAGAGCTCTAGTGAGCTATAACCATTGTGTGCCGCTAGGTATGAGCTTGGAAGGCAACCGGCTAACACAAAGTTGTCGAGCAACAAGACTGTGAGAAGGGTGAGAGTTCGGGGAGGCAATGTGAAGTGGCGTGCCTTGAGGTTGGATACAGGAAACTATTCTTGGGGTAGTGAAGCCGTAACCCGAAAGACCCGTATTCTGGATGTGGTTTACAATGCATCAAACAATGAGCTGGTCAGAACACAAACTCTGGTCAAGGGTGCTATTGTTCAAGTTGATGCTGCACCATTCAAGCAGTGGTACCTACAGCACTATGGAGTTGAAATCGGTCGCAAGAAGAAGGCTGCTGCCAAGAAGGAAGGGGAGGTATATCACTGTATACTGCTTTGCCCGAcctgttatttttattaatggatTGGAAATTGTAATTAGCAGTATTAATTCTTTAGCTCTTTCCTGGTTTAGGAAATCACTGAGGCTGCTGCTACTGAGGAGGTAAAGAAAAGCAACCATGTTCAGAGAAAACTAGAGAAACGTCAACAGGACCGAAAGATCGACGCACATATTGAAGAACAATTTGGTGGTGGTCGTCTATTGGCAGCAATTGCCTCTCGTCCTGGCCAGTGCGGCCGATGTGACGGGTACGTGTTTTACACGTGAATTTTTCTAGGCTATACATGTTTGATTACAACCTGCATTAAGGCAATAAGATTTGTGCGGGTGATGGGTCTGCCGTGATTGGTTTCATATCATTAGCATTATTTGTAGTCCAAATTATATGAATTAAATGTGAATCTAGCAGGGTTTCTTTTTTTGTGAACGTTTATGTTTCGAGCCATTTAATTATGTTGTGTTTCATGTATTCTTAACCAGTTTTTAGATTTTTATCTTAAGCATTGTtttaaagatttatttaaatgttttgtcttcttcttctggaaATAGGTATATTTTGGAGGGCAAAGAATTGGAATTTTACATGAAGAAACTTcagaagaagaaaggaaagggTGCAAGTAGTTAAATTTGAAGTGttgtcttttcttttcctttcctttcctttATGTGAGGGAAACCATATTAGTTGGTTGAGGTTGCTAATAGTTATAGATTGTTGCTTTCTTGATATTCATGTTTTAGATCCTTTTTTGGCTTGATTGTTATGTTTTTTGGTGCTGAGTTATGAATATTGTTAACCGAACAACAAGCTCCAACCGAGAGCAGATGAAATGTGCTTATGTTCATAGCAAAGTGCCGAACAACAAGCTCCAACCGAGAGCAGATGAAATGTGCTTACGTTCATAGCAAAGTGCCGAACAACAAGCTCCAACCGAGAGCAGATGAAATGTGCTTACGTTCATAGCAAAGTGCCGAACAACAAGCTCCAACCGAGAGCAGATGAAATGTGCTTACGTTCATAGCAAAGTGCTGAACAACAAGCTCCAACCGAGAGCAGATGAAATGCGCTTACATTCATAGCAAAGTGCCGAACAACAAGCTCCAACAGGGAGCAGATGCAATGCGCTTTCATTCATAGCAAAGTGTGTAAACTTACATTACTGCTGTAAATGTGCTTATATCAACCAAACTTCAAAAAGAACCACTAAgcaga
This window contains:
- the LOC121757442 gene encoding uncharacterized protein LOC121757442 codes for the protein MGISRDSMHKRRATGGKKKAWRKKRKYELGRQPANTKLSSNKTVRRVRVRGGNVKWRALRLDTGNYSWGSEAVTRKTRILDVVYNASNNELVRTQTLVKGAIVQVDAAPFKQWYLQHYGVEIGRKKKTASKKEGEETTEAVATEEVKKSNHVQRKLEKRQQDRKIDVHIEEQFGGGRLLAAIASRPGQCGRCDGYILEGKELEFYMKKLQKKKGKGVRRRRRRLLLCILLHVGTLIRPSCQSIMGISRDSMHKRRATGGKKKAWRKKRKYELGRQPANTKLSSNKTVRRVRVRGGNVKWRALRLDTGNYSWGSEAVTRKTRILDVVYNASNNELVRTQTLVKGAIVQVDAAPFKQWYLQHYGVEIGRKKKAAAKKEGEEITEAAATEEVKKSNHVQRKLEKRQQDRKIDAHIEEQFGGGRLLAAIASRPGQCGRCDGYILEGKELEFYMKKLQKKKGKGASS